The following coding sequences are from one Corticium candelabrum chromosome 20, ooCorCand1.1, whole genome shotgun sequence window:
- the LOC134195816 gene encoding uncharacterized protein LOC134195816 encodes MLSVSAIEDRLAAFDLLVKKVCESAKVCNGNSLLDFFGVSSHKRIEVFQKKQALKKKQVEKEKQEKIVDEVLDESDEELFGVKDVKKIESDEEGTEGDDQGVDADEHIEVETSHPLAAGSTMQADKIANDADDETSDLKPTVDRVTKADTSRETRVNIEVKTEEMAREDAEMEGFGQDDGHIDAIGDEDDELFKGLPKPKAGYSGGSLFDGSSKPSLFEGNIEPASDLFVIRQPVGRPRLFDDDEDLDLFKEDSNHDDFEATLAVKLTKPDLPSKPKVSPNSKPPIAAKPKPLAKPTSKPKPTSKPKPTAKPAPPLEPEGNLKSTRGSKPTPGKKPLPASKPAIKTKPSAKSRKKVSDDDDLFLMPTDDSSSGVKSMGEVSKYIEVNMKQHADEKLDLFS; translated from the exons ATGTTGAGTGTGTCTGCTATCGAAGATCGTCTTGCTGCATTTGACTTGCTGGTGAAGAAAGTTTGCGAGTCGGCTAAAGTTTGCAATGGTAATAGTTTACTGGATTTTTTTGGTGTCAGTTCTCATAAGCGGATTGAAGTGTTTCAAAAGAAACAGGCACTAAAAAAGAAGCAAGTCGAGAAAGAGAAACAGGAGAAAATAGTTGACGAAGTACTCGATGAGTCAGATGAGGAATTATTTGGAGTGAAAGATGTCAAGAAAATAGAGTCTGATGAAGAGGGCACAGAAGGAGATGACCAAGGTGTTGATGCTGATGAACATATTGAGGTAGAAACATCACACCCATTGGCGGCAGGAAGTACAATGCAGGCTGACAAGATTGCaaatgatgctgatgatgaAACTTCAGATTTGAAGCCGACCGTTGATCGAGTGACAAAGGCTGACACAAGTAGGGAGACGAGAGTCAATATCGAGGTGAAGACAGAAGAAATGGCTAGAGAAGATGCAGAAATGGAAGGCTTTGGTCAGGATGATGGTCACATTGATGCCATTGGTGATGAGGACGATGAGTTGTTTAAGGGTCTTCCAAAGCCAAAGGCGGGCTATTCTG GTGGATCTCTCTTTGATGGTTCTTCGAAACCTTCCCTTTTCGAAGGCAACATCGAACCAGCAAGTGACCTTTTTGTCATTAGACAACCTGTGGGGAGACCACGGCTGTTTGATGACGACGAAGATCTAGACCTTTTTAA AGAAGATTCTAACCACGATGATTTTGAGGCAACACTGGCTGTAAAGCTCACAAAGCCTGATCTTCCATCGAAGCCGAAAGTGTCACCAAATTCGAAACCACCAATAGCAGCCAAGCCAAAGCCATTGGCAAAACCAACATCAAAACCAAAACCAACATCAAAGCCAAAACCAACAGCAAAGCCAGCACCACCTCTGGAACCAGAAGGTAACTTGAAATCAACACGAGGCTCTAAGCCAACTCCAGGCAAAAAGCCGCTACCAGCCTCTAAACCAGCGATTAAAACGAAGCCGAGTGCTAAGTCGAGAAAGAAAGTGAGTGATGACGATGACTTGTTTTTGATGCCAACTGATGACTCTTCAAGTGGAGTAAAGTCGATGGGCGAAGTGTCGAAATATATTGAAGTGAACATGAAGCAGCATGCCGATGAAAAGCTCGATCTATTTTCATAA
- the LOC134195815 gene encoding uncharacterized protein LOC134195815, giving the protein MVMNLYTNAIELLASRCAYQFTSLDLGLFNSIFADGAAAVTRGIKEAELICQRIDQFLEWSGLQANVSKCSCFARRRQPSPAIFDPQLTLQSQPIPFLTDKKSYRYLGLPISADLHCDVVKSELLDCVKYLFAQVDKTALSRFSKCQLYKKAVLPRLAQLLRISNLPLSWIRSHLDTVVTRYLKKWVGLTHCAAVSRLFLDTNRGGFHLPQPSVFFQSLQSSCLLRFTKSDDICLRTLAFAKISDEAQSSSSRFLPGAFLAEHSLTSGSLKNSLKFIKKQTSEINCQNHFRHLSSLSVPGATARCEDLEAAHWSISVKHLPDNLFKWAFNAIQETLPTALNLCLWKKSESNQCSLCQQPESLCHVLNACPELLKLGLYKERHDNVLALLYDFIKSNSSSDYQVLCDLPSLPYQFPNEIALTTLRPDLVVYSCKLKKSWLLELSVSFEPVAEDTKARKHLRYKELVQDAKSSYHTELLQLIIGSRGFIFSETKRSLTRVCKPFKRDMDILFDNIIQAVIRSSYRCWINRKN; this is encoded by the coding sequence ATGGTTATGAATCTGTATACAAATGCAATTGAGCTCCTAGCATCTCGCTGTGCATATCAGTTTACATCTCTAGACCTCGGTTTGTTCAACTCGATATTTGCGGATGGTGCAGCAGCTGTTACACGTGGAATCAAGGAAGCCGAGCTCATATGTCAGAGAATTGACCAGTTTCTGGAATGGTCTGGTCTTCAAGCTAATGTCAGCAAATGTTCTTGCTTTGCTCGAAGGAGGCAACCCAGCCCAGCTATTTTTGATCCGCAGCTCACTCTTCAGTCTCAGCCCATCCCATTCTTAACTGACAAGAAGAGTTACAGATACTTGGGGTTACCGATTTCTGCTGACTTGCATTGTGATGTCGTCAAGTCAGAGTTGCTAGATTGTGTAAAGTACCTGTTTGCTCAAGTCGACAAAACGGCGTTGTCCCGCTTCAGCAAATGCCAACTTTATAAGAAGGCTGTGTTACCTCGACTAGCTCAGTTACTCCGCATTTCTAATCTGCCTCTTTCCTGGATTCGAAGTCATCTTGATACGGTGGTCACGAGATATCTGAAGAAATGGGTTGGACTTACTCACTGTGCCGCTGTATCCCGTTTGTTCTTGGACACCAATCGTGGTGGATTTCACCTTCCTCAACCTTCTGTTTTCTTCCAGAGTCTCCAGTCTTCTTGCCTTTTACGATTTACCAAGTCAGATGATATTTGTCTAAGAACTTTGGCTTTCGCAAAAATCAGTGACGAAGCACAGTCGTCATCCTCTCGATTCTTGCCTGGCGCCTTCTTGGCAGAGCACTCTCTTACATCTGGTTCTCTAAAAAATAGTCTGAAATTCATCAAGAAACAAACTTCTGAGATTAATTGTCAGAATCATTTTCGTCATTTATCGTCACTGTCAGTACCGGGTGCTACTGCAAGGTGTGAAGATTTAGAGGCTGCTCATTGGTCAATATCAGTGAAGCATCTGCCTGACAACCTGTTCAAGTGGGCATTTAATGCTATCCAAGAGACCCTTCCAACTGCTCTGAACCTCTGTTTGTGGAAGAAGTCGGAGTCCAACCAGTGTTCCCTCTGTCAACAACCGGAGTCCCTTTGTCATGTCCTTAACGCTTGCCCGGAATTGTTGAAACTGGGTCTTTACAAGGAGAGGCATGACAATGTTCTTGCACTTCTTTACGACTTTATCAAGTCTAACAGCTCTTCGGACTATCAAGTTCTTTGTGATCTGCCTTCTCTGCCCTATCAGTTTCCGAACGAAATAGCACTTACGACATTGCGTCCAGACCTAGTCGTTTACAGTTGCAAGTTGAAAAAGTCTTGGCTCCTTGAATTGTCGGTGTCGTTTGAGCCGGTGGCAGAAGATACTAAAGCTAGAAAACATCTACGGTATAAAGAGCTTGTGCAGGATGCCAAGTCCTCTTATCACACAGAATTGCTACAGCTAATTATTGGTTCAAGAGGTTTCATATTCTCCGAAACGAAACGATCACTGACCCGAGTGTGCAAGCCGTTCAAACGAGACATGGACATCCTTTTTGACAACATCATTCAGGCAGTTATCAGAAGTTCCTATCGGTGCTGGATTAACAGAAAAAACTAG
- the LOC134195599 gene encoding putative peptidyl-tRNA hydrolase PTRHD1 translates to MSVVQYVVVRGDLLKKLGWPVGAVIAQACHACTAAVHLFGDDAETKAYMTDLDRMHKVVLEAPDEVSLRQLVEVLIKNNIQHKLWIEQPENYPTCLATKPYHKTAIQSFFKHFKLFK, encoded by the exons ATGTCGGTTGTACAGTATGTGGTCGTACGCGGCGACCTGCTGAAGAAGCTGGGTTGGCCGGTGGGAGCTGTTATTGCTCAAGCTTGTCATGCCTGTACGGCTGCTGTTCATCTCTTCGGTGATGACGCTGAAACGAAGGCTTATATGACAGATTTGGATAGAATGCACAAGGTGGTTCTagag gCTCCAGATGAGGTCAGTCTGAGACAGTTGGTGGAGGTACTGATAAAGAACAACATACAGCACAAGCTCTGGATAGAACAGCCCGAGAACTACCCAACATGTCTTGCTACGAAGCCATATCACAAGACTGCAATACAGAGTTTCTTTAAGCATTTTAAGCTTTTTAAATAG
- the LOC134195459 gene encoding uncharacterized protein LOC134195459 codes for MHGILLGVTKTLLHRWIDNEHKGERFYIGNERELIDQCLCNIKPPDYVKRVPRGLQWLGRWKASEFRSWLLFYGIPCLWGILPSCYLNHFALLTEGIFIFLSAKLSEDSIKRAETVLQAFFEQLEPLYGISTNFYSICL; via the exons ATGCACGGTATTCTGTTAGGAGTCACAAAAACGCTGTTGCACCGTTGGATTGATAACGAGCACAAAGGAGAACGATTTTATATTGGAAATGAG AGAGAGCTGATAGACCAATGCCTTTGTAACATTAAGCCTCCCGACTATGTGAAGAGAGTGCCTCGAGGTCTACAGTGGTTAGGACGCTGGAAAG CGTCAGAGTTCAGATCTTGGCTTTTGTTTTACGGTATTCCCTGTCTTTGGGGAATTTTGCCCAGTTGCTACTTGAATCACTTTGCCTTGTTGACGGAGGGAATTTTTATCTTTCTTAGTGCAAAATTATCTGAAGACTCTATTAAGAGAGCAGAAACCGTCTTACAGGCCTTTTTTGAGCAACTAGAGCCATTATATGGTATTTCAACAAATTTTTACTCAATTTGTCTTTAA
- the LOC134195460 gene encoding uncharacterized protein LOC134195460, with product MEEVQSMDSTYCEDVEMSSFETDCEISDQSSEELDNASTDSEIDIDSFSSDMDKPLYDGCPINKSEHLTAVLAFITRHSCNQRMTTDLLHLIRLHCPTENSCEKTWDGLSSKSQKLLDLRTDHTLHDVCSECGILFPEDCSIVSCPTAHCTGLRYKGTLEDQMFRRRHSFIATTSLEDEIRLVLENIGPGVWDIILDYKREQSSSSTINDICHGMCYKETQNSLTGSAVTLLFNTDGVLLYKSSSTNVWPIFAVINELPPSIR from the exons ATGGAAGAGGTACAGTCAATGGACAGCACGTATTGTGAAGATGTAGAAATGAG CTCGTTTGAAACAGACTGTGAAATATCTGATCAATCTTCTGAAGAACTAGATAATGCGTCTACAGACTCAGAAATTGACATTGATAGTTTCTCTTCCGACATGGACAAGCCTTTGTACGACGGCTGTCCTATTAATAAGTCAGAGCACTTGACTGCCGTACTTGCTTTCATCACGCGCCATAGCTGCAATCAGCGAATGACAACAGATCTCTTACACTTAATCAGACTACACTGCCCTACAGAAAACTCTTGCGAAAAAACCTGGGATGGTCTTTCATCTAAGAGTCAGAAGCTGCTTGATCTTCGAACTGATCACACCTTGCACGACGTTTGTAGTGAGTGTGGAATTTTGTTTCCTGAAGACTGTTCCATCGTTTCTTGCCCAACAGCACATTGTACAGG ACTTAGGTACAAAGGCACGCTTGAAGATCAGATGTTTCGAAGAAGACATTCATTCATTGCAACCACATCGTTGGAAGATGAGATTCGCCTTGTTTTGGAAA ATATAGGACCGGGTGTTTGGGACATCATACTTGATTACAAACGAGAGCAGTCTTCCAGCTCTACGATCAATGACATATGTCATGGAATGTGTTACAAGGAAACACAAAACTCTCTCACAGGCTCTGCAGTGACTCTACTTTTTAATACCGATGGTGTACTACTGTACAAGTCCTCATCAACCAACGTCTGGCCTATTTTTGCCGTAATCAATGAGTTGCCACCATCCATACGGTAA
- the LOC134195828 gene encoding uncharacterized protein LOC134195828 — MAIPPKKFALVFWPEERQYSVVESSDLVDRRAEVGETTMVRWGGSVYPAKILKVSDRRGSLAHEVDVLVKNLEMEQGNEKRRPKKRSFTEVDVFSSSSSADDDDPPPAKKLPRSNRARSTARYQCGLMVSERMDPDSPAAADLEQHCEPDKDSEEINIESITHDCAQQDQPSEQLNLRQRVQRLEDTVRKMVDNLKKIINRRTRNEELGSDNENEDGNNIDMPLLKRKCRAASSAPVAVRELAAIVFTKDELISSSVRGLKTHKDKQAKPCLPPKKLEKLHIIIKKYHDISSGKINQILGDKMKYLRVQGNQ; from the exons ATGGCCATCCCCCCGAAAAAATTTGCTCTAGTATTCTGGCCCGAAGAACGGCAGTACTCTGTCGTGGAATCTAGTGACCTGGTCGACAGAAGGGCAGAAGTTGGTGAAACGACTATGGTTCGCTGGGGAGGCTCTGTGTATCCAGCAAAAATTCTGAAAGTTTCAG ATAGACGAGGCTCTCTTGCACACGAGGTCGACGTGCTCGTGAAGAATCTGGAAATGGAGCAGGGAAACGAAAAAAGACGACCGAAAAAGCGGTCGTTTACAGAGGTCGATGTCTTCTCCAGCTCTTCGTCAGCTGATGATGACGATCCCCCACCCGCTAAGAAA CTGCCCAGATCTAACCGAGCACGTTCAACTGCTCGGTATCAATGTGGACTAATGGTGTCAGAAAGAATGGACCCGGATTCACCTGCAGCTGCAGACTTGGAACAGCATTG CGAGCCTGACAAAGATTCAGAAGAGATCAATATTGAAAGCATCACGCATGACTGCGCTCAG CAAGATCAACCCTCTGAACAATTAAATTTACGACAACGAGTACAACGGCTGGAAGACACTGTGAGAAAGATGGTAGATAACTTGAAAAAG ATCATTAATAGAAGAACTAGAAATGAAGAATTAGGGAGTGACAAC GAGAATGAAGATGGCAACAATATAGACATG CCTTTGTTGAAAAGAAAATGCAGAGCTGCATCATCCGCTCCCGTCGCTGTGAGAGAGTTAGCTGCAATTGTCTTTACAAAAGACGAATTAATTAGCAGCAGTGTACGTGGTCTGAAAACCCacaaagataaacaagcaaagcctTGCCTGCCACCAAAGAAGCTTGAAAAATTACACA TCATTATCAAGAAGTACCATGACATTTCCAGTGGAAAGATCAACCAAATCCTGGGAGACAAAATGAAGTATTTAAGAGTACAAGGCAACCAATGA